One Sulfolobales archaeon genomic region harbors:
- a CDS encoding AAA family ATPase, producing MAESSHLVRKLEAELAAGFIGREEEARVAILALLTRQHAVFIGEPGTAKSALIRRLSQLVQCRFFYYLLSKYTVPDELIGAIDPVAYKQGRFVRNVKGKLPEAELAFIDEIFKGSSETLNTLLNIMNERLFVDADGTVYNVPLWSLYGASNEVPTDSELAAFYDRFLLRHFVRRIDASALEKAIIHNITMNSTMNSNPKPIATLQDISRVYDEVTQYMIQNASAIAKVTSQLVIVLRQHGIFVSDRTAVSPQHLPRLIATYSYVYNTDLRKAAIAVSKYVLPSEEALENYRKALDALMPVELREASEKLEKARDYAVSGDLASAKRYAAEAIQVAQSLFSKPERVELFKDEIKEIIESAEKLVTEITKIEESLKKFKRG from the coding sequence ATGGCCGAGAGCTCTCATTTGGTTAGAAAACTTGAGGCAGAACTAGCGGCTGGTTTCATAGGTAGGGAAGAAGAAGCAAGAGTAGCGATTTTGGCATTATTGACCAGGCAACATGCCGTATTTATCGGCGAGCCAGGAACTGCCAAGTCAGCACTCATCAGAAGACTATCACAGCTAGTGCAGTGCAGATTCTTCTACTACCTTCTGTCAAAGTACACAGTACCAGACGAGCTGATCGGCGCCATCGACCCAGTAGCCTATAAACAAGGAAGGTTTGTTAGAAATGTTAAGGGCAAGCTTCCTGAGGCAGAGTTAGCATTCATTGATGAGATCTTTAAAGGAAGCTCTGAGACCTTGAACACACTGTTGAATATAATGAACGAAAGACTCTTCGTTGACGCTGACGGTACCGTGTACAACGTTCCTTTGTGGAGCCTCTACGGAGCATCAAACGAGGTGCCAACGGATAGTGAGCTAGCTGCGTTCTACGATAGATTCCTGTTGAGACACTTCGTTAGAAGGATAGATGCTAGTGCTTTGGAGAAAGCTATCATACACAACATCACGATGAACTCCACGATGAACTCCAACCCGAAGCCGATCGCAACGCTCCAGGACATATCTAGAGTATATGATGAAGTAACACAATACATGATCCAGAACGCTTCAGCAATTGCGAAAGTTACTTCGCAGTTGGTTATTGTTCTGAGGCAACACGGAATCTTCGTATCCGATAGAACAGCCGTTTCACCGCAACACCTACCGCGCTTAATAGCTACATACTCCTACGTCTACAACACAGACCTACGCAAAGCAGCAATCGCTGTTAGCAAATATGTTCTGCCATCCGAGGAAGCGTTAGAGAACTATAGAAAAGCACTAGATGCTCTGATGCCAGTCGAACTACGAGAGGCAAGTGAAAAATTAGAAAAAGCAAGAGACTACGCTGTTAGCGGAGATCTAGCTTCAGCGAAGCGCTACGCTGCAGAAGCCATCCAAGTAGCTCAGTCGTTGTTCTCGAAACCAGAGCGCGTAGAGCTGTTCAAGGACGAGATCAAAGAGATTATCGAAAGCGCT